Proteins co-encoded in one Bradyrhizobium sp. 170 genomic window:
- the gcvH gene encoding glycine cleavage system protein GcvH: protein MTTLFTSDHEWLRIEGDVATIGVTDYAQSQLGDVVFVELPKVGRALKKAEAAAVVESVKAASDVYAPITGEVLEVNEALAAEPALVNSDAGGKAWFFKLRIADKSELGGLMDEAAYKAHTA from the coding sequence ATGACGACGTTGTTCACATCAGACCACGAATGGCTCCGCATCGAGGGCGATGTCGCCACCATCGGCGTCACCGACTATGCGCAGTCGCAGCTCGGCGACGTCGTGTTCGTCGAACTGCCCAAGGTCGGCCGAGCCTTGAAGAAGGCCGAAGCCGCCGCCGTGGTCGAATCGGTCAAGGCCGCCTCCGACGTCTATGCGCCGATCACGGGCGAGGTCCTCGAGGTCAACGAGGCGCTCGCCGCCGAGCCCGCGCTGGTGAATTCCGACGCCGGCGGCAAGGCATGGTTCTTCAAGCTCAGGATTGCGGACAAAAGCGAACTCGGCGGCCTGATGGATGAAGCCGCTTACAAGGCACATACGGCGTGA
- the gcvP gene encoding aminomethyl-transferring glycine dehydrogenase — protein sequence MNAPLKTTAEAATDFVRRHIGPSPRDINAMLESVGAKSLGELMGQTLPSSIRQKAPLDLGPAFSETEALSHMRGLAAQNQVFTSLIGQGYSGTILPAVIQRNILESPAWYTAYTPYQPEISQGRLEALFNFQTMICDLTGLDVANASLLDEATAAAEAMALAERAAQAKSKTFFVDAEVHPQTLAVLRTRAEPLGWNLIVGDPLTDLDKAEVFGGLLQYPGTSGAVRDLRPAIAALHAKGALAVVAADLLALTLIASPGELGADIAIGSAQRFGVPMGYGGPHAAYMSVRDALKRSLPGRIVGLSVDSRGAPAYRLALQTREQHIRREKATSNICTAQVLLAVIASMYAVYHGPEGLTHIARTVHRRAVVLAAGLARLGFAPQSQAFFDTVTVAAGARQNEIVARALTEKINLRIGQGRLGIAVDETTTPEIVEAVWRAFGGMLSYTEVELTARETLPVELKRDSAFLVHPVFHAHRSETELLRYMRKLSDRDLALDRAMIPLGSCTMKLNATTEMIPLTWPEFGSLHPFAPPDQAAGYHALFARLEQLLCDMTGYDAVSLQPNSGAQGEYAGLLAIRAYHAARGEPHRKVCLIPSSAHGTNPASAHMVGMEVVVTACDIRGDVDVDDLRAKAEKHSKNLAAVMITYPSTHGVFEEHIRDICDIVHSHGGQVYLDGANMNAQVGLSRPGDYGADVSHLNLHKTFCIPHGGGGPGMGPIGVKAHLEPFLPGHPARDGSVPVGPVSAAPFGSASILTISYIYILMMGGEGLTRATEIAILNANYIANRLDPHFPVLYRNAKGRVAHECIVDPRPLKTTSGVTVDDIAKRLIDYGFHAPTMSFPVPGTLMIEPTESESKAELDRFCDAMIAIRSEITEIEAGRWKVEASPLRHAPHTVHDIADDAWSRAYSRAKGCFPDGVSRTDKYWSPVGRVDNVYGDRNLVCSCPPVTDYAQAAE from the coding sequence ATGAACGCGCCGCTCAAAACCACTGCCGAAGCCGCCACCGATTTCGTGCGCCGGCATATCGGCCCCTCGCCCCGCGACATCAATGCGATGCTGGAGAGCGTCGGCGCGAAGAGCCTCGGCGAGCTGATGGGCCAGACGCTGCCGTCTTCGATCCGGCAGAAGGCGCCGCTCGATCTGGGACCAGCGTTCAGCGAAACCGAGGCGCTTTCGCATATGCGCGGGCTCGCCGCGCAGAACCAGGTGTTCACCTCGCTGATCGGGCAAGGCTATTCCGGCACCATCCTGCCGGCGGTGATCCAGCGCAACATTTTGGAGAGCCCGGCCTGGTACACGGCCTACACGCCGTATCAGCCGGAGATCAGCCAGGGCCGGCTGGAAGCGCTGTTCAACTTCCAGACCATGATCTGCGACCTCACCGGGCTCGACGTCGCCAATGCCTCGCTGCTTGATGAGGCCACCGCTGCCGCCGAGGCGATGGCGCTGGCCGAACGCGCCGCGCAGGCGAAATCGAAAACTTTCTTCGTCGACGCGGAGGTGCATCCGCAGACGCTCGCGGTGCTGCGCACCCGCGCCGAGCCCTTGGGGTGGAATCTGATTGTCGGCGATCCCCTCACCGATCTCGATAAGGCCGAGGTATTCGGCGGCCTGCTGCAGTATCCCGGCACATCGGGCGCGGTGCGCGACCTGCGGCCGGCGATCGCGGCGCTGCACGCCAAGGGGGCGCTTGCCGTCGTCGCGGCCGACCTGCTGGCGCTGACGCTGATCGCCTCGCCCGGCGAACTCGGCGCTGACATCGCCATCGGATCGGCGCAGCGTTTTGGCGTGCCGATGGGCTATGGCGGCCCGCACGCGGCCTACATGTCGGTGCGCGATGCGCTGAAGCGTTCGCTGCCCGGCCGCATCGTCGGCCTGTCGGTGGATTCGCGGGGGGCGCCGGCCTATCGGCTGGCGCTGCAGACCCGCGAGCAGCACATCCGCCGCGAAAAGGCCACCTCCAACATCTGCACCGCGCAGGTGCTGCTGGCGGTGATCGCCTCGATGTACGCGGTCTATCACGGCCCGGAGGGGCTGACGCATATCGCCCGCACCGTGCATCGGCGCGCGGTGGTGCTGGCGGCGGGCCTCGCAAGGCTCGGCTTTGCGCCGCAGTCGCAGGCGTTCTTCGACACGGTGACGGTCGCGGCCGGCGCCAGGCAGAATGAAATCGTCGCGCGCGCGCTCACTGAGAAAATCAATCTGCGGATCGGTCAGGGCCGGCTCGGCATTGCCGTCGACGAGACCACGACGCCTGAAATCGTCGAGGCGGTGTGGCGCGCCTTCGGCGGCATGCTTTCCTATACGGAGGTCGAATTGACCGCGCGCGAGACGTTGCCCGTTGAACTCAAGCGCGACAGCGCGTTCCTTGTCCATCCCGTGTTCCACGCGCACCGCTCCGAGACCGAGCTGTTGCGCTACATGCGCAAGCTCTCAGACCGGGACCTCGCGCTCGACCGTGCGATGATCCCGCTCGGCTCCTGCACCATGAAGCTGAACGCGACCACGGAAATGATCCCGCTGACCTGGCCCGAGTTCGGCAGTCTGCATCCGTTCGCGCCGCCGGACCAGGCGGCCGGTTATCACGCGCTGTTTGCGCGGCTGGAACAATTGCTGTGCGACATGACAGGCTATGACGCGGTCTCGCTGCAGCCGAATTCCGGCGCGCAGGGCGAATACGCCGGGCTGCTCGCGATCCGCGCCTATCATGCCGCGCGCGGCGAACCGCACCGCAAGGTGTGCCTGATCCCCTCCTCCGCTCACGGCACCAATCCGGCCTCCGCACATATGGTCGGCATGGAAGTGGTGGTGACCGCCTGCGACATCAGAGGCGATGTCGATGTCGACGATCTCCGCGCCAAGGCGGAAAAGCATTCCAAAAATCTCGCCGCCGTGATGATCACCTATCCCTCGACACATGGCGTGTTCGAGGAGCACATCCGCGATATCTGCGACATCGTTCACAGCCATGGCGGTCAGGTCTATCTCGACGGCGCCAACATGAACGCGCAGGTCGGCCTGTCGCGGCCCGGCGATTACGGCGCTGACGTCTCTCACCTCAATCTGCACAAGACGTTCTGCATCCCGCATGGCGGCGGCGGCCCCGGCATGGGCCCGATCGGCGTCAAGGCGCATCTCGAACCGTTCCTGCCCGGACATCCCGCAAGGGATGGCAGCGTGCCGGTCGGGCCGGTGTCGGCGGCGCCGTTCGGATCGGCGTCGATCCTGACGATCTCCTACATCTACATTTTGATGATGGGCGGCGAAGGTCTCACGCGCGCCACCGAGATCGCGATTCTCAACGCCAACTACATCGCCAACCGCCTCGATCCGCATTTCCCTGTTCTGTATCGGAATGCAAAAGGTCGCGTCGCGCATGAATGCATCGTCGATCCGCGCCCGCTCAAGACCACCAGCGGCGTCACCGTCGACGACATCGCAAAGCGCCTGATCGACTATGGCTTCCACGCGCCCACCATGAGTTTCCCGGTGCCGGGCACGCTGATGATCGAGCCGACCGAATCGGAATCGAAAGCGGAGCTGGATCGGTTCTGCGACGCCATGATCGCGATCCGAAGTGAGATCACGGAGATCGAGGCCGGCCGCTGGAAGGTCGAAGCATCGCCGCTGCGGCACGCCCCGCACACCGTGCACGACATCGCCGACGATGCGTGGAGCCGCGCCTATAGCCGAGCCAAGGGTTGTTTCCCCGACGGCGTCTCGCGCACCGACAAATACTGGAGCCCGGTCGGGCGCGTCGACAACGTCTATGGCGACCGCAACCTGGTCTGCTCGTGCCCGCCGGTGACGGACTACGCGCAAGCCGCGGAGTGA
- the recA gene encoding recombinase RecA: MSATALRIVEGSSMDKTKALSAALSQIERQFGKGSVMKLGKNDRSMDIETISSGSLGLDIALGVGGLPRGRVVEIYGPESSGKTTLALHTVAEGQKKGGICAFIDAEHALDPVYARKLGVNIDELLISQPDTGEQALEICDTLVRSGAVDVLVVDSVAALVPKAELEGEMGDALPGLQARLMSQALRKLTASINKSNTMVIFINQIRMKIGVMYGSPETTTGGNALKFYASVRLDIRRIGAIKERDEVVGNTTRVKVVKNKLAPPFKQVEFDIMYGEGVSKMGEILDLGVKAGIVEKSGAWFSYDSQRLGQGRENSKAFLKANPDMVAKIEMAIRQNSGLIAEQILAGPAERDADGEEPADE, from the coding sequence ATGTCCGCCACTGCCCTGCGTATCGTTGAAGGATCCTCCATGGATAAGACCAAGGCCCTGTCTGCCGCGCTCTCCCAGATCGAGCGCCAGTTCGGCAAGGGCTCGGTGATGAAGCTGGGCAAGAACGACCGTTCGATGGACATCGAAACCATCTCTTCGGGATCGCTCGGGCTCGATATCGCGCTGGGCGTCGGCGGCCTGCCGAGGGGGCGCGTAGTCGAGATCTACGGGCCGGAATCTTCAGGCAAGACCACGCTGGCGCTGCACACGGTGGCGGAGGGACAGAAGAAGGGCGGCATCTGCGCCTTCATCGACGCCGAACATGCGCTCGACCCGGTCTATGCGCGCAAGCTCGGCGTCAACATCGACGAGCTCCTGATCTCGCAGCCCGACACCGGCGAGCAGGCGCTGGAAATCTGCGACACGCTGGTGCGCTCAGGCGCGGTTGACGTGCTGGTGGTCGACTCCGTTGCGGCCCTGGTGCCGAAGGCCGAACTCGAAGGCGAGATGGGCGATGCGCTGCCCGGCCTGCAGGCGCGGCTGATGAGCCAGGCGCTGCGCAAGCTCACCGCCTCGATCAACAAGTCCAACACCATGGTGATCTTCATCAACCAGATCCGCATGAAGATCGGGGTGATGTACGGCTCGCCGGAAACCACCACCGGCGGCAACGCGCTGAAATTTTACGCCTCCGTCCGCCTCGACATCCGCCGCATCGGTGCGATCAAGGAACGCGACGAAGTGGTCGGCAACACCACCCGCGTCAAGGTGGTGAAGAACAAGCTGGCGCCGCCCTTCAAGCAGGTCGAGTTCGACATCATGTATGGCGAGGGCGTCTCCAAGATGGGTGAGATCCTCGATCTCGGCGTCAAGGCCGGCATCGTCGAAAAATCCGGTGCCTGGTTCTCCTATGACAGCCAGCGGCTGGGGCAGGGACGCGAAAACTCAAAAGCCTTCCTCAAGGCCAATCCCGACATGGTCGCCAAGATCGAGATGGCGATCCGCCAGAATTCCGGCCTGATCGCCGAACAGATCCTGGCAGGCCCTGCCGAACGCGACGCCGACGGCGAGGAGCCGGCGGACGAATAA